One window of Papaver somniferum cultivar HN1 chromosome 9, ASM357369v1, whole genome shotgun sequence genomic DNA carries:
- the LOC113312648 gene encoding uncharacterized protein LOC113312648, with amino-acid sequence MCKFFPEILEGEARKWFYNLSPGTIDSYETLVEAFLETYMHNIRPRPRVNRLFTLARRFRKPLRLLTDRWRNLCTEIGKVPVDQQIFGFENALGRSDPIWIAMFTEKPQTLKEMRKMQEHFIALEEIQEESRDRGVQEASAAPESTSDDVQHRPEKRPSPPTRGNEKKEWVAKGKRLRHEARTYTPLNAPLEEIFKEVEKRSDIIYLASRGIQFEETKDHPEYCHYHKYRGHSTNNFREVKDIVQHLIRDGYLRQFVQHPAQTTASPDAPVHQVSIDRSMQFVNTISHSDTQAYNLNPGIMSRIRKRDHNGKEIFSVAKALPMEPWMLRPIFFSAQNVPMNDQAHSDPLVITLLIEEWGVRRILVDNGSSVEVLFYDTFKRMELSDDILVPSTYRIYGFNGTVTIPKGEVTLRVSDGGGYLDTLTTFCVVDVASPYEAIIGRPWIVGIKGVALAYHQRLRFPMYKGIDEVVGDSKSARQCMQVDAQINEERRARQRGDKNKAKETKAAEELERFISQAVMTYETQGNEPS; translated from the coding sequence atgtgTAAGTTCTTCCCGGAAATCCTGGAAGGCGAGGCAAGGAAATGGTTCTACAACCTCTCACCAGGAACAATTGACAGTTACgagactctagtcgaagccttTCTTGAAACGTACATGCACAACATCAGACCTCGTCCCAGGGTCAACAGGTTATTCACCTTGGCTCGACGGTTTAGGAAGCCTCTCAGATTATTGACCGATCGATGGAGAAATTTGTGTACAGAAATTGGGAAGGTACCAGTCGACCAGCAGATATTCGGGTTCGAAAACGCACTAGGGAGGTCAGATCCCATCTGGATAGCCATGTTCACTGAAAAGCCACAAACATTGAAGgaaatgaggaaaatgcaagaaCATTTCATCGCCCTAGAAGAAATTCAGGAAGAATCAAGGGATAGAGGAGTGCAAGAGGCTAGTGCGGCGCCCGAGTCGACATCGGACGATGTTCAACATCGTCCCGAGAAGAGACCGAGCCCACCTACGCGAGGAAATGAGAAGAAGGAATGGGTAGCTAAAGGAAAGAGGCTGAGGCACGAGGCGAGAACCTACACCCCTTTGAATGCTCCACTAGAGGAAATCTTCAAAGAGGTCGAGAAAAGGAGTGACATCATATACCTAGCTTCAAGAGGGATACAGTTCGAGGAGACCAAGGATCACCCAGAGTATTGCCATTATCATAAATATAGAGGTCACTCTACAAATAACTTTCGAGAAGTAAAAGACATCGTGCAACATCTTATTCGAGACGGTTACCTGAGACAGTTCGTCCAACACCCGGCCCAGACGACCGCATCGCCCGATGCACCCGTCCACCAGGTCAGTATCGACAGATCCATGCAGTTTGTCAACACGATTTCGCATTCGGACACTCAAGCGTACAATCTGAATCCTGGAATCATGTCTAGAATCCGCAAGAGGGATCATAATGGGAAGGAAATTTTCAGTGTAGCAAAAGCTTTGCCGATGGAACCCTGGATGCTGCGACCCATCTTTTTTTCGGCTCAGAATGTCCCAATGAACGACCAAGCTCACAGTGATCCCTTGGTTATCACCCTGCTGATTGAGGAATGgggggtaagaaggatactagtGGATAATGGGAGCTCAGTCGAAGTACTCTTCTACGACACGTTCAAGAGGATGGAGTTGTCAGATGATATACTCGTCCCATCGACATATCGTATCTACGGTTTTAATGGGACCGTGACCATCCCAAAGGGCGAAGTAACCCTAAGGGTATCGGACGGGGGTGGTTACCTAGATACATTAACTACATTCTGTGTGGTCGATGTCGCCTCGCCCTATGAAGCTATTATCGGGAGACCGTGGATCGtgggaatcaaaggagtggcatTGGCTTATCATCAGAGGCTACGATTCCCAATGTACAAGGGGATAGATGAGGTCGTAGGAGATTCAAAGTCAGCCCGACAATGCATGCAGGTCGATGCCCAGATAAATGAGGAGCGGCGAGCAAGACAAAGGGGAGATAAGAACAAGGCTAAAGAAACCAAAGCCGCAGAGGAACTGGAAAGATTTATTTCGCAGGCGGTCATGACATACGAAACACAAGGAAACGAGCCTTCATAG